In Deltaproteobacteria bacterium CG11_big_fil_rev_8_21_14_0_20_49_13, the genomic window CTCGTGGAAATATCTGGCGCCGCTTTTGGTAAAAGATGAAGAGGGTGCGATGCCGGCAGGATGCCCGGAACCCGGAAATAATTTCACCGGCGGTTCCGCGTTCCTTAGGGGAAGGCCTCTTGATCAGGAGACCGGATCTATAACTTTGGTTGCCACGGCAAAGTTCGCCTCCGACAACAATCTAACGTTCGCTTTCAAGGACGTAATGTTCTTCGTGGTCCTTAACGGATGGATGTGCGACCCCGAAGGCTCCGAAGATAACTTCGAGGGAGTGCGTTGCTATGACAACGTTCAGAACTCAAGGGATGCGAACAATACCATCAGCATGATGGAATGATATTATGAACGATGTCGACAAATTTAAACTAGGGGGCTCAGGTTTTTGGTGCGGGAACGTTCTGGTTCCCACTACCGGCACGTCGTGGGGATACTCCTATATATGTCTCGGTGCGGGTCTCGATGTCAATTCGCTCGATCAGAGCTTTGGTATCGACCTTGGTTTTGAGCAGATCAGGAAGTTCGGAAAGCTCATGCCGGCGGGCGGCGAAGGGACAAAGGCATCGTACGATTCGAACCTTTTCAGGCTGAACATTCGGAGCTCTAACAAGGACGTAAATCTTGGAAGCGACGGGCGATTAGGTTATTCCATCAACCGGATATCCGGAAGGGCTTTAGGCGGCGGCTGGTCGGTATTTGGAAGCGATAGAAATGGCGGCGGCGCTTCCTATCACGTTTCCGGGAACGACAGCTGGCCGGTCCTTTTCTTTGAGACGACGACAGGCTACGGGCTCGAGATCTATTTTGGCGATCTATACCTTCAACCCGAGGTGCTTTTTAGAAAGAGGTCATATATCCCTCTTGTGAACGATAGCAGGCTCAAAGATCAGGCATTTGGGCCGTTGGACCTGGGCCTGGAATTTAAGCTCAATTTCGGCGGCGGCGTTCGCAGCGACGATCCCACCAGGGAAGGGCCACCGTCGCCATTTGCCAATACCTATGCCATTATCGGAGATGTTCTGGAAATGGTGCAAAGGGGAGTACAGCTCCGCCAGGACAGGCTGCTTGCCAAAGGGAACGGACTTTTGAACGGCGCCGGTTTTGATGCGGGAGGGGTGAGCCAGCAGACGGAAGACTTAGGTGTTCTTTACCTCTTCGAAGGGATCCTTGGCGGTGTAGGAATGGGAAGCTTCGCAGAAGAGATCAACGCATCATATAAGAGCGAGCAGTTCGATGTCTATGGCGCAAGATTGGGAATCAGGGGAGCGGGCGGACTTGTATCAATGATAGGAGGCTTCGTTGCCGGAAAGGATGGCGGCGGGGAGTCGCTACTTGCAAGCGGCACGTCAGATCTTTTTATGTTAGCGGACGGCCTTTTTTCGATGTCCGATATGGACCCGCGGCTTGAGATGGGGATAGGGATGTTGCTTGGAAGCCTGGCCCAGACGGCCGGCACGTTCATGGATAATAAGGGCCTGATGATGGGCGGCACGCGTTTTATGGTGAGACAGACGTTTTTTCCGGATGCCAAGAAAAGGAAATACATTAAATCCACAGAGGTGGCATTGCGTCCGTACAACAAGATATTAGCTGGGCCGGGGAATGCCACGGCATCGATAGCGGTCAGAAGTTATGTCGATAGCGGCGAGCTCTTTCCGGAACGAGATGAGGGGATGTATGTAGAAATGGAAGCTGAGACACACGCTTTATATCCCCCAAATATCGGGAAGCGAGTCTCCAACGCCGTCGGCGAACCGGCCGCATACGATAATATAAAAGCGGCCAGCAAGTTAAGGACCGGATTGGGTGTTAAGAAGAATATCCCCTTGAAGGAGGGCGCCGTTTCGCTGAGCTTTGCCGGGCAGGTGTATAGCGTCCAGCAGTTCAGCGGGGGGGGTACCGCCGGAGGAGGGGTTAGCGGTGAGATAGGAGTTGGTATTAATCTGACGGAAGATGTAAAAATGGGATTTTCCGGAAGGGCCGGAGTTGAGATACTTGCCGGTCAGAAGATGACCGCCTACGCAGGCCCCGGTCTTAGCATCTCCTGGAAATAAGCGGCCACCGGTCACGGAGCAAGTAAGCTAAAAATATATCTAAATCCATAACTTTTATCATATCTGCTCCATGACAAGTGGTTTCGGCTTGACGGCGCTCCGGGAGCACTGTAATTTACATTCCATATCTATGCGAGCAATGTCACTTGATGTTGGTACGAAACGAATAGGTGTTGCCCTTACCGATCCGCTTTGCATCTTTGCCCAACCGTTAAGTGTTATAGAACGCAAAGACATGTTTTCTGATTGCAAATTGATATGTCAGCTCGTTCAAGAGAACGATATCACCAACCTCATATTTGGCGTTCCCCATAACGATGAAGGAGAGGTCATCCATCAGGCAAAATATATACTTGACCTTAAAACTAAGGTGGAGGCCTGTTTGAAACAGAAGTGTTCAAACGTTGTAGTTGAAACGATCGATGAGACCATGACCACGCGTGACGCCCACGAAGAGCTGAAGGCGGCCGGCGTAAAACATTCCAAACGAAAATCGGTAATTGATAAAGTGGCGGCGGTCATGATATTAAGGGATTGGCTGGAGGGACGCAGATGAAACTACTGATAAAGCTCATTGTTGTTACGGCCGTGATCGTTTGTGTTTCATTTGGGGCGTTCGCCTATTTTGCATTGAGTCTTCCCATTATCCATGAAGAGGCGACTTTTGTCGTGGCTCGCGGCACCCCCATGATAATGATAGCGGAGCAACTCTCAAGGGCCGGCGTAATCAAGAATCCCATAATATTCTCTATAGCTGCAAGGCTTCTTCGCTATGACCGAAAGGTAAAGGCAGGCGAATATATCTTTGATAATGGTCTTTCTTCGCTGGACATCCTTAAGAAAATGGTGAGGGGAGAATGTAAGCTCTACAAGATAACCCTGATAGAGGGTTGGAACAATGACCAGATGGCGGAATATCTTGCAAATCAGCCATTCGCTACCGAGTATTTCAAAGATAACTTTCTCGCGGCGACGGGGGATAAGTACTTCGTCAATTCGCTTAAGATAGACAATTCAACCGCAGAAGGTTATCTTTTTCCCAACACCTATTTTATACAGAGGCCCCAAACCGGCGAATGGCTTGTATCTTATCTTGCAGGCGAGTTCTTTAAGAATTATACTTCTGAGTTCGAGGCGCGGGCAAAAGAACTGGGGATGACCACAAATCAGGTGGTGACGCTTGCGTCCATCATAGAAAAAGAGGCCGGTAACGATGCCGAAAGGCCTCTTATCTCTTCAGTATTCCATAATCGCCTGAAAGAGAATATGCTTCTGCAGGCCGACCCGACCGTTATTTACAGCATGAAAGCATTTGACGGAAATATCAGAAAATCAGACCTCTCCATAAAGAACCCGTATAACACCTACATCAACACAGGCCTTCCCCCGGGACCGATCGCCAATCCCGGAGTAGCATCGCTCAAGGCCGCTCTCTGGCCAGCCGAGACCGGTTATTTCTACTTTGTGGCAAAAGGCGACGGCACCCACCAGTTCAGCAAGACCCTTGCCGAACACAACATGGCAGTCGCCAAATATCAGCTAAATAAAAAATAATATATGGGTGATCCTTCGCTCCGCGCTCAGGATGAACATGTGGCTACAATCCGGGAGATTTGAGAAATTCGCCGTTGCTGCCAACGATGATGCCTCTTATAGTCTGGAGTTTCTTTATAAGGTCCATCCCGTTATCAGCGCCCAGAACGAAAATTCCGGAGGCAAGGGATTCTGAAACGGCGGCATTTCTGGATATTATGGTAACGCTCCTGCAAGACGGGGATATGCTTGTTCCCCAGCGGGGGTCTATCTTAGGGGCGTTCTCGTTGATAACGGCCGATGCCACCGAGACGTTGGAAATATCAAGCGTCATGCCTCGCTTTGCGTAGCGGCCTTCGGAATCGTTGACCTCTGTTCTCCAGTTGCCGGCAACGCTCTGACCAATGCCCCTTTTTGCAGGGCCGACGTCCGCAAGGGCGTTATCGATGTTGGCGTTATATGCGCCGCGGATAAGGAGGTCCGCCAAATATCCGTGGATTATATTCTTGAAACTTATCTTCATTCCCTTTTTCTTGAGATAGATAAGGTTCCCGCCGTTCCCTTTTACCTTTATCTGGTTGAAATTGCCTATCTCAGGGGTGGTCGTGATATCGAACGCCCCGTTGGTCCAGAGAAAGGACTTTTTTACGGCCACCATGAGTTGGGCGAACTCGGGCCCCACTTCCACAAAGCCAACGCCGGCGTTGTCGTTCACTTTTGAGACCTCGCTGGACGGATTGTTCTCGTCAAGAAGAGATGCCACCCTCCTTATATCTTCGAATATATAATTGAAGAGTTTCTCAACATCCCCGTTAAAGCCTCCTAGAGAGACCACTTGAAGCTCCGCTGGAATATTTCCGGGAAGCATTTCTCGTCTTGTGAACGTACATTTGCCGTCGGCCTTGCAGGTATTGCCTAGTGTGTCGTATTCACTGTCTTTTACCACGGCGGTTTTTTTTGAAGAAGGCGGTTTCTTGGCAAGGGGAACGTTTGGAAATAAAAGCGCCGCCGCTATTGCGGCTGATAACAGTATTTTTATCATAGTTACAGAACCTCTTTTAAGTACATTCCCGTATATGACCTTTGGTTCCGTGTCAACTCTTCGGGGGTGCCTTCCGCTATTATTTCACCTCCGGCGTTGCCCCCTTCCGGACCCAAGTCTATTACCCAGTCGGCGAACTTTATAACTTCAAGGTTGTGTTCGATGACAACTATTGTGTTCCCCGACTCGCCGAGCGTTTTTAGCACATCGAGGAGCTTTTGTATATCGGCAAA contains:
- a CDS encoding Holliday junction resolvase RuvX, yielding MTSGFGLTALREHCNLHSISMRAMSLDVGTKRIGVALTDPLCIFAQPLSVIERKDMFSDCKLICQLVQENDITNLIFGVPHNDEGEVIHQAKYILDLKTKVEACLKQKCSNVVVETIDETMTTRDAHEELKAAGVKHSKRKSVIDKVAAVMILRDWLEGRR
- a CDS encoding aminodeoxychorismate lyase, whose amino-acid sequence is MKLLIKLIVVTAVIVCVSFGAFAYFALSLPIIHEEATFVVARGTPMIMIAEQLSRAGVIKNPIIFSIAARLLRYDRKVKAGEYIFDNGLSSLDILKKMVRGECKLYKITLIEGWNNDQMAEYLANQPFATEYFKDNFLAATGDKYFVNSLKIDNSTAEGYLFPNTYFIQRPQTGEWLVSYLAGEFFKNYTSEFEARAKELGMTTNQVVTLASIIEKEAGNDAERPLISSVFHNRLKENMLLQADPTVIYSMKAFDGNIRKSDLSIKNPYNTYINTGLPPGPIANPGVASLKAALWPAETGYFYFVAKGDGTHQFSKTLAEHNMAVAKYQLNKK